In Puntigrus tetrazona isolate hp1 unplaced genomic scaffold, ASM1883169v1 S000000234, whole genome shotgun sequence, a single window of DNA contains:
- the kynu gene encoding kynureninase produces MESVQQTISRVSQELGCSPTSLSVAEHLDRHDELRLLRQEFLVPKISDLPLSDLSLVDGSEDCVYFAGNSLGLQPKNTRKYIDEELEKWAKIGVHGHLKGSRPWAWAEDTLEELMAKIVGAKPEEVALMNGLTVNLHLLMLSFYKPTPKRYKILLEERAFPSDHYAVESQIGLRGLDVTDSMLVVAPRQGEDTIRTEDLAALIEREGDSIALVMLSGVQYYTGQLFDMEAITRAGHAKGCLVGFDCAHAVGNAELKLHDWDVDFACWCSYKYVNSGAGGLAGAYIHEKHAHSVKPTLTGWWGHDLKTRFLMNNEMDLQPGVNGFRLSNQPILLVCPLQASLEIFNRTSMKALRRKSVLLTGYLEHLIKHYYSKDPSEPSRPWVHIITPSDPEQRGCQLSLCFSCPIRAVFQELEKRGVACDMREPDVLRVAPVPLYNSFTDVHRFMSALGSALNARH; encoded by the exons ATGGAGAGCGTGCAGCAGACGATCTCGAGGGTCTCTCAGGAGCTCGGCTGCAGTCCGACGTCTCTCAGCGTGGCAGAACATCTGGACCGACACGACGAGCTTCGGCTCCTGCGCCAGGAGTTCCTCGTCCCCAAAATATCAGACCTGCCTCTGT CGGATTTGTCGCTCGTGGACGGTTCTGAAGATTGTGTTTATTTCGCTGGGAATTCACTGGGTCTCCAGCCGAAAAACACCAGAAAATACATCGACGAGGAGCTGGAGAAATGGGCCAAAAT CGGCGTCCATGGTCATCTGAAGGGGTCGCGACCTTGGGCCTGGGCTGAGGACACCCTGGAGGAGCTGATGGCAAAGATCGTCG GTGCTAAACCCGAGGAAGTGGCTCTGATGAACGGACTCACAGTCAATCTGCATCTTCTGATG CTTTCCTTCTACAAACCAACTCCAAAACGCTATAAGATTCTCCTGGAAGAGAGAGCCTTTCCTTCGGATCAC tACGCTGTCGAATCTCAGATTGGGCTGAGAGGACTGGACGTGACCGACAGCATGCTGGTCGTCGCCCCCAGACAG GGCGAGGACACCATCAGGACGGAGGATCTGGCGGCGCTCATCGAGCGGGAGGGCGACAGCATCGCTCTGGTCATGCTCAGCGGCGTTCAGTATTACACCGGGCAGCTCTTCGACATGGAGGCCATCACCAGAGCCGGACACGCCAAG gggtGTTTGGTAGGGTTTGATTGTGCACATGCCGTAGGAAACGCAGAACTGAAGCTTCACGACTGGGACGTGGATTTTGCGTGCTGGTGCTCTTATAAG tatGTGAACTCAGGGGCCGGTGGTCTGGCTGGAGCTTATATACATGAGAAACATGCTCACAGCGTCAAACCCAC tctgaCTGGCTGGTGGGGACACGACCTGAAGACCAGATTCCTGATGAACAACG AGATGGATCTTCAGCCTGGTGTTAATGGGTTCCGTCTGTCCAATCAGCCCATCTTACTGGTGTGTCCACTACAGGCCAGCCTAGAG ATCTTTAACCGGACGAGTATGAAGGCTCTGAGGAGGAAGTCTGTGCTGCTGACCGGGTATCTGGAGCATCTGATCAAACACTACTACAGCAAGGACCCATCGGAGCCCAGCAGACCCTGGGTTCACATCATCACGCCCTCTGACCCCGAGCAGAGAGGCTGTCAGCTGTCTCTGTGCTTCTCCTGTCCAATCAGAGCCGTGTTTCAGGAGCTGGAGAAGAGAGGAGTCGCT TGTGACATGCGAGAGCCCGATGTGTTGCGTGTGGCTCCGGTGCCGCTCTACAACTCCTTCACCGACGTCCACCGCTTCATGAGCGCTCTGGGATCAGCTCTAAACGCCCGACACTGA
- the lgals2b gene encoding lectin, galactoside-binding, soluble, 2b, with amino-acid sequence MVFTIKDMSFKAGMEMKISGKVKSGCEEFSINIGHDANSIALHFNPRFSGSVIVCNSNMGSWGDEHREPCFPFQQGGDFKLTISFNNDTFYIKLPEGTMMSFPNRSGDDVFKHVHVTGDVKISSIKVN; translated from the exons ATG GTGTTCACTATAAAGGACATGAGCTTCAAGGCCGGGATGGAGATGAAGATCTCTGGAAAGGTTAAATCAGGCTGTGAAGA GTTCTCCATCAACATCGGTCACGACGCCAACTCCATCGCTCTTCACTTCAACCCGCGCTTCAGCGGCAGCGTCATCGTGTGCAACTCCAACATGGGCAGCTGGGGAGACGAACATCGGGAGCCCTGCTTCCCTTTCCAACAGGGAGGAGATTTCAAG CTGACCATCAGCTTCAACAACGACACCTTCTACATCAAGCTCCCAGAAGGCACCATGATGAGCTTCCCGAACCGCTCCGGTGACGACGTCTTCAAACACGTGCACGTGACGGGAGACGTGAAGATCTCCAGCATTAAGGTCAACTGA
- the uts2r4 gene encoding LOW QUALITY PROTEIN: urotensin-2 receptor (The sequence of the model RefSeq protein was modified relative to this genomic sequence to represent the inferred CDS: inserted 2 bases in 2 codons) → MMSTSSNGSTSTGSAGVVWVTPLLGTTLVTMCVLGMTGNLYTLAIMRSATLRRAGSMYVFILNLAAADLLYLGTIPFVVCTYFAHDWFFGKXGCRLLLSLDLLTMHASVFVLVAMSLERYRAVAAPFRARRSTARNHWLMALGIWAAAFVLTLPMMVMIRLREGRPSTVGLVKRICFPTWTPEAFKAYLTALFFTSMLLPGLLMVGLYAGLARRYWAXQANLTHGSSSSTRRRRLKHKVVGMIFCIVVAYWACFLPFWGWQLAKLFSSESLRSMSAPAHTYVNFFVTCLTYGNSCINPLLYTLLTRNYRDYLAQRGQSSGASRGDQGSTAGSTPSRII, encoded by the exons ATGATGAGTACCTCGTCCAACGGCAGCACCTCAACCGGAAGCGCTGGTGTAGTTTGGGTCACTCCGCTCCTGGGCACCACCCTCGTCACCATGTGTGTTTTGGGCATGACGGGAAACCTGTACACCCTCGCCATCATGCGATCGGCCACATTGCGGCGCGCCGGCTCCATGTACGTCTTCATCCTGAACCTGGCGGCGGCGGATCTGCTCTATCTGGGCACCATCCCATTTGTGGTCTGCACCTACTTCGCCCACGACTGGTTCTTTGGGA TGGGCTGCAGGTTGCTGCTGAGTCTGGATCTGCTCACCATGCACGCCAGCGTCTTTGTGCTGGTGGCCATGAGTCTGGAGCGCTACCGGGCCGTGGCCGCTCCTTTCCGAGCCCGCCGCTCGACCGCTCGTAATCACTGGCTGATGGCGTTGGGGATCTGGGCGGCGGCGTTCGTATTGACGCTCCCTATGATGGTGATGATCCGTCTTCGAGAGGGACGTCCCAGTACGGTGGGCCTCGTCAAACGCATCTGCTTCCCGACGTGGACGCCCGAGGCTTTCAAAGCGTATCTGACCGCGCTCTTCTTCACCAGCATGCTCCTGCCCGGCCTTCTGATGGTGGGGCTTTACGCAGGTCTCGCCCGGCGTTACTGGG GCCAGGCTAATCTGACTCACGGATCCTCGTCGTCCACTCGCAGGCGCCGACTGAAGCACAAGGTGGTGGGGATGATCTTCTGCATCGTGGTGGCATACTGGGCCTGTTTTCTGCCGTTCTGGGGTTGGCAGTTGGCCAAGCTCTTCTCGTCCGAGTCGCTCCGCTCAATGTCGGCCCCTGCTCACACCTACGTTAACTTCTTCGTCACCTGCCTGACGTACGGAAACAGCTGCATCAATCCGCTGCTCTATACGCTGCTGACCCGCAACTACCGTGACTACCTGGCCCAGAGAGGTCAATCATCAGGGGCGAGTCGAGGGGACCAGGGGTCAACCGCCGGGTCAACCCCTTCCAGGATCATATAG
- the zgc:92360 gene encoding arf-GAP with dual PH domain-containing protein 1, producing MTDNERAARTLKHVLQKPGNGSCADCGADNPEWGSCSLGVFICLGCSGVHRSIPNLGKVKSLRLSRWEDSEVQFMSDRGNDAMNVVHEAALPVYYYKPSHRDCQVLKEQWIRAKYERQEFMESGKKLIYEDETRDGMLMKRGRDNGQFFSRRFVLSQRDGTLKYFTKLDAKEPKAVIKVDTINACFQPDKIGNPNGLQITYLKDNTTRNIFIYHDSSREVVEWFNSIRAAQLHYLKVAFPGATDAELKPKLTRSFLKEGYMEKTGPRQTEGFKKRWFTLDHRRLMYFKDPLDAFAKGEVFLGHRDHGYRVTIGLPAGTHYNGAWQYAITIETPDRSFLFTCETDTEQKDWMSHFNAIISTPMSPQEYTVEAYFKHKH from the exons ATGACGGACAACGAACGAGCCGCCAGAACCCTCAAACACGTTCTTCAGAAGCCGGGGAACGGCAGCTGCGCGGACTGCGGCGCCGACA ATCCGGAATGGGGCTCCTGCTCCCTCGgggtcttcatctgtctgggCTGCTCCGGGGTCCATCGCAGTATTCCCAATCTCGGGAAAGTCAAATCTCTCCGACTCTCACGCTGGGAGGATTCAGAAGTTCAG ttcATGTCCGATCGAGGGAATGATGCCATGAACGTCGTGCATGAAGCTGCTCTCCCAGTCTATTACTACAAGCCCTCGCACAGAGACTGCCA ggtgCTGAAGGAGCAGTGGATTCGGGCGAAGTACGAGAGGCAGGAGTTCATGGAGAGCGGCAAGAAGCTGATCTACGaggacg AGACACGAGACGGCATGCTAATGAAGAGGGGGCGGGACAATGGACAGTTCTTCAGCAGGCGGTTTGTTCTGTCTCAGAGGGACGGCACACTAAAGTACTTCACTAAACTAGAC GCTAAAGAACCCAAAGCTGTTATAAAAGTGGACACCATCAACGCCTGCTTCCAGCCGGACAAGATCGGAAACCCCAACGGCCTGCAGATCACCTACCTGAAGGATAACACCACACGAAACATCTTCATCTACCACGACAGCAGCaga GAGGTGGTGGAGTGGTTTAACTCCATCCGGGCGGCGCAGCTCCACTATCTGAAGGTGGCGTTTCCCGGAGCCACGGACGCCGAG CTGAAGCCCAAACTGACACGCAGCTTTCTTAAAGAGGGATACATGGAGAAAACCGGCCCTCGG CAGACAGAGGGCTTTAAGAAGCGCTGGTTCACGCTGGATCACCGGAGGCTCATGTACTTTAAAGATCCTCTG GATGCGTTTGCTAAAGGCGAGGTGTTCCTGGGACACCGGGATCACGGATACCGCGTCACGATCGGACTCCCGGCCGGAACACACTACAACGGGGCGTGGCAGTACGCCATCACCATAGAAACGCCTGACCGCAGCTTCCTGTTCACCTGTGAGACGGATACGGAGCAAAAGGACTGGATGAGCCACTTCAATGCAATCATCAGCACTCCCATGAGCCCACAGGAGtacacag TGGAGGCTTacttcaaacacaaacactga